From Mycoplasmopsis mustelae, one genomic window encodes:
- a CDS encoding signal peptidase II: MNKFKIKKFLHYLKNNKKRILITYIFMFGALIVFLAIDQITKNLLFSHGAISTLNNHQVQFSDGSYKDAESIYPGSDKWINYVIIGVRSIWHGGITFAKTRNTNLIQTISILLFILIFCYGFFIERKNKTRAILIGCILAGDLGNALDRFIFAGYVKDIFYIPFVHSNGTFNFADALIFSGIIGLLITLLIPSKHNHNYKRHQEAIL, encoded by the coding sequence ATGAATAAATTTAAAATTAAGAAATTTTTGCACTATTTAAAAAATAATAAAAAACGCATTTTAATAACTTATATTTTTATGTTCGGTGCGTTAATAGTATTTTTAGCAATCGACCAAATTACTAAAAATTTGCTTTTTAGTCATGGTGCGATTTCTACATTAAATAATCACCAAGTTCAATTTTCTGATGGTAGTTATAAAGACGCTGAATCGATCTATCCTGGCTCTGATAAATGAATAAACTATGTAATTATAGGGGTTCGTAGCATTTGACATGGTGGAATAACATTTGCTAAAACCCGAAATACTAATCTAATACAAACAATTAGTATCTTATTATTTATTTTGATTTTTTGTTACGGTTTCTTTATTGAACGTAAAAATAAAACAAGAGCTATTTTAATTGGTTGTATTTTAGCCGGAGATTTAGGAAACGCCTTAGATCGCTTTATTTTTGCTGGATATGTAAAGGACATTTTTTATATTCCATTTGTTCATAGTAATGGAACCTTTAATTTTGCCGATGCACTCATTTTTAGTGGTATTATAGGACTTTTGATTACATTATTGATTCCAAGCAAACACAATCATAATTATAAAAGACACCAAGAAGCAATTTTATAA
- a CDS encoding YitT family protein, giving the protein MKSQPPAPLESKKNCCKPETRESCEIHSKNILNFINDGISKQELKKKTEQLKYKMGHYLLNSKDTKITFQWLVKRYWFKVISIFFAALIFNAGIQIFLQRAQTIPSGVTGIPTLIQYIVPAVKSYFALIYLACNIPLFLIFGWKIKKSFVFLTLTFMIFQIVSNLLFTLDAIGLESYLNKYITFTDSNPPFTNWSNIVYSIVGALFIALGISISWKSGGSTGGTDIIAYYYSVKSKKSVGNVLTIIGVATAIVFLIIFAIINPNYLYPYPIDNDKKIIEGIVKAPIYREIDIQNKDVLKIIQTWNYLTEKGINHKVYFGIRELTTFLYILVVNVFIDIIYPKYKKVNVTIVCSDPAKVLVYFKLIDYWHSYRIERYKSGYTGKFATKISTVMLILETPNIISDLKTLDPKIWISITKVHTVIGNFNTDFVEH; this is encoded by the coding sequence ATGAAATCGCAACCACCCGCACCGTTAGAGAGTAAAAAAAATTGTTGTAAACCAGAGACTCGAGAATCCTGCGAAATTCATTCTAAAAATATTTTGAACTTTATTAACGATGGTATTAGTAAACAAGAATTAAAAAAGAAAACTGAACAATTAAAATATAAAATGGGGCATTATCTTTTAAATTCAAAAGATACTAAAATTACTTTTCAATGATTGGTGAAAAGATATTGATTTAAGGTTATTTCTATTTTTTTTGCCGCATTAATTTTTAATGCCGGAATTCAAATTTTCTTACAAAGAGCACAAACCATTCCGTCTGGGGTTACTGGAATACCAACCTTAATTCAATATATTGTTCCTGCAGTTAAATCTTATTTTGCTTTAATTTATTTAGCATGTAATATTCCACTTTTTTTAATTTTTGGTTGAAAAATCAAAAAAAGTTTTGTGTTTTTAACACTCACGTTTATGATTTTTCAAATTGTATCTAACTTACTTTTTACGCTAGATGCAATCGGATTAGAATCTTATTTAAATAAATACATTACATTTACAGATTCAAATCCACCTTTTACTAATTGATCTAATATTGTTTATTCAATAGTTGGTGCTTTATTCATTGCTTTAGGAATCTCAATCTCTTGAAAATCGGGTGGTTCAACCGGTGGAACTGATATTATTGCTTATTATTATTCAGTTAAATCAAAAAAAAGTGTGGGAAATGTTTTAACAATTATTGGTGTAGCAACTGCGATAGTTTTCTTAATAATTTTTGCCATTATTAATCCTAATTATTTGTATCCATATCCAATTGATAATGATAAAAAAATAATCGAAGGGATAGTTAAAGCGCCAATCTATAGAGAGATTGATATACAAAATAAAGATGTACTTAAGATTATTCAAACCTGAAATTATCTTACAGAAAAAGGTATCAATCATAAAGTTTATTTTGGAATTCGTGAATTAACAACTTTTTTATACATTTTAGTAGTTAATGTTTTTATAGATATTATTTATCCAAAATATAAAAAGGTTAACGTGACCATTGTTTGTAGTGACCCTGCGAAAGTGCTTGTTTACTTCAAATTAATTGATTATTGACACTCATACCGAATTGAAAGATATAAATCAGGTTATACAGGTAAATTTGCAACTAAAATTAGTACTGTAATGTTAATTTTAGAAACTCCAAATATTATTTCTGATTTAAAAACGTTAGATCCTAAAATATGAATATCTATCACAAAAGTTCATACAGTCATTGGTAATTTTAACACTGATTTTGTTGAACACTAA
- the rplU gene encoding 50S ribosomal protein L21 — protein sequence MLAIIETGGKQLLVKEGQTIFIEKIEGEEGSEVKFDKVLLVDTKIGKPHLKNAVVLGTIEKQGKAKKIIVYRHNAKSTHKRKLGHRQPYTRVKITSIQG from the coding sequence ATGTTAGCAATCATTGAAACAGGTGGGAAACAACTTTTAGTTAAAGAAGGTCAAACCATCTTCATTGAAAAAATAGAAGGTGAAGAAGGTTCGGAAGTAAAATTTGACAAAGTTTTACTTGTAGATACCAAAATTGGAAAACCTCATTTAAAAAATGCTGTCGTATTAGGAACAATTGAAAAGCAAGGTAAAGCAAAGAAAATTATTGTGTATCGTCACAATGCAAAATCAACTCATAAAAGAAAATTAGGGCACCGTCAACCATATACACGTGTTAAAATTACTTCAATTCAAGGATAA
- the rpmA gene encoding 50S ribosomal protein L27 has translation MAKTKAGGSTKNGRDSHSKRLGAKLGDGQFATAGSIIYRQRGTKIHPGNNVGRGGDDTLFTLIDGYVKYESKKNRKFVSVYPERISK, from the coding sequence ATGGCAAAGACAAAAGCAGGTGGATCTACTAAAAATGGTCGTGATTCACATTCAAAACGCTTAGGTGCTAAATTAGGTGACGGACAATTTGCAACAGCAGGCTCAATTATTTACAGACAACGTGGAACTAAAATCCACCCTGGTAATAATGTTGGTCGCGGTGGAGATGATACATTATTTACCTTAATTGATGGTTATGTAAAATACGAAAGCAAAAAAAATAGAAAATTTGTTTCAGTATATCCTGAAAGAATTTCTAAATAA
- a CDS encoding IS1634 family transposase, which produces MESLKVFNVSGNKKGITYKYVGWYKGNGDRNFHRWFSLGLLSDLLQINPKANEILKTRIKAFSKNDDKEFIKQSLLDSLKETKTTKRINVNVGNHLIYDLLDKYKIFDYISDKKMHSKLKTVFYYLISRRITNPTSILQSFNDQEMYINRQIVSKNTFYRTLDFVTDNSDTLLNSLNDMVLENTDRDTSELFYDSSTVYFETFKRDGLKQPGYSKDGKFKEDQIVLGLACDKNGIPFHLKVFKGNTADSKTFIPFMVELQRKYNNGIKNLTVISDRGMSTTPNIRYLEQKGINYIISCRAKSSSQKFKNFVLDKNDYIQLNNDVMYKESLSYSTYKNKRQTTSIRRKIATFSKKRAIKDRNDRDALIDNFRKKQDEFGIVDSNKLVGSKKCKFFKEVSNLKFELDYKKINEDKKFDGLYVYETNLEDKTVAEIMGTYKRQWQIESNFRSLKTFLAIKPIYVRLEEHIIGHLLICFTSLVVLKYLIYIFRQFNKETGLVREYTEQKLIKLLNQISISQKVDIMTGEILESERNAIPKMDDAWDIFDDCRKTVRKSW; this is translated from the coding sequence ATGGAAAGTCTAAAAGTATTTAATGTATCAGGAAATAAAAAAGGAATAACTTATAAATATGTTGGTTGATACAAAGGGAATGGTGACAGAAATTTTCATAGGTGATTTAGTTTAGGACTCTTGTCTGATTTGCTACAAATAAATCCAAAAGCTAATGAAATTTTGAAAACTCGTATAAAAGCTTTTAGTAAAAACGATGATAAAGAATTTATTAAACAATCTCTTTTAGATTCATTAAAAGAAACTAAAACAACAAAAAGAATAAATGTTAATGTAGGAAATCACTTAATATATGACTTATTAGATAAATACAAAATATTTGATTATATAAGTGATAAGAAAATGCATTCAAAGCTAAAAACAGTTTTTTATTACCTAATTTCAAGGAGAATAACAAATCCAACAAGCATTCTACAAAGTTTCAATGACCAAGAAATGTATATAAACAGACAAATTGTTTCTAAAAATACCTTTTATAGAACACTTGATTTTGTGACTGATAATTCTGATACTTTATTAAATTCATTAAATGATATGGTCTTAGAAAATACAGATAGAGATACAAGCGAGTTATTCTACGATTCATCAACAGTTTATTTTGAAACATTTAAAAGAGATGGTTTAAAACAACCAGGTTATTCAAAAGATGGTAAATTTAAAGAAGACCAAATTGTTTTAGGTCTTGCATGTGATAAAAATGGTATTCCATTTCATCTAAAAGTTTTTAAAGGAAATACAGCAGACTCAAAAACTTTTATACCTTTTATGGTGGAATTACAAAGAAAATATAATAATGGTATTAAAAATCTAACAGTTATATCAGATAGAGGGATGAGTACGACACCAAATATTCGTTATTTAGAACAAAAAGGAATTAATTATATTATTTCTTGTCGCGCTAAATCTAGCAGTCAAAAGTTTAAGAATTTCGTGTTAGATAAAAATGATTATATACAATTAAATAACGATGTAATGTATAAAGAATCTTTATCATATTCTACTTATAAAAACAAAAGACAAACAACTTCTATTAGAAGAAAAATTGCTACATTTAGCAAAAAAAGAGCAATCAAAGATCGTAATGATCGTGATGCATTGATTGATAATTTTCGAAAGAAACAAGATGAATTCGGAATCGTTGATTCAAATAAATTAGTCGGTTCTAAAAAATGCAAATTCTTTAAGGAAGTTTCAAATTTAAAGTTTGAATTGGACTATAAAAAAATAAATGAAGATAAAAAATTTGATGGATTATATGTTTATGAAACAAACCTTGAAGATAAAACTGTCGCAGAAATTATGGGAACTTATAAAAGACAATGACAAATTGAATCAAATTTTAGAAGTTTAAAAACTTTTTTAGCTATTAAACCAATTTATGTAAGGTTAGAAGAACATATTATTGGACATCTATTAATTTGTTTTACTTCATTAGTAGTACTTAAATATTTAATTTATATCTTTAGACAATTTAATAAAGAAACAGGATTGGTCAGAGAATATACAGAACAAAAACTAATTAAATTATTAAATCAAATTTCAATTTCGCAAAAAGTTGATATTATGACCGGAGAAATATTGGAATCAGAAAGAAATGCGATACCGAAAATGGATGATGCATGAGATATCTTTGATGATTGCCGAAAAACAGTAAGAAAAAGCTGATAA
- a CDS encoding S8 family serine peptidase encodes MNKKLKKLLWITSGVVFATTVSVGYIYLPDNSKTQKTQIPWYEKYQNSKTVVRENKFNLNSTNDANDININNHFELKLLLNYEFIDNTNNDFIKQKNHEFLDNIKKQDKLNRLVLNYETSEMMPIVWFYFKNENDRESFLKNIIEKNEIFQAIIFPNKTKPNSNFNLNKRENNNIEKAKDPYFKFDRKIDNSNSTFVNFDAQKLREDKRGYANTSSIGILEVEGTLDASKTDDYKKFGYEIYSDSLDNINHHAQEVSMIAAGNQGIDRYAKLYFASYKTDAQWMKAIEWFVEKKGVRVINHSYGFSYDDPNYKYNENNLFLDYISRKYGVVNVFSSGNANDKREKYNEWIIGSKLSFNNLVVGALGYNEWTKKTTDRIADYSNYLLYNDYSELSKPNVVAPGYLYSRYYYEDDFFKIKKYGDFDGTSYAAPIVSGLISTLLREKTFLNTDSKRLQAVKAIIGASSRTPNIIDKIKYKKNGYSVIYGAGIADFEKMLEAADNIELKNISKNETGIIMTSKEIFVDKNKHIKGAISWLFNAGILKNKENLPTYNANVNWWWLLGVLGGIIANSVEGARLTREKDEWYKTHINSERLNLETTNKKQGNNFFTDYDIILQKKDRLGNWNNIDKKNSIRSNDEILEYITSESGTYRFAIKKYADSLFNNSIDDSLALTYTIR; translated from the coding sequence ATGAACAAAAAATTAAAAAAATTACTTTGAATAACATCAGGAGTGGTGTTTGCTACAACTGTATCTGTGGGTTATATTTATCTTCCTGATAATTCTAAAACACAAAAGACACAAATACCTTGATATGAAAAATATCAAAATAGCAAAACGGTAGTAAGAGAAAATAAGTTTAATCTAAATTCTACAAACGATGCAAATGATATTAATATTAACAATCATTTTGAATTAAAATTATTATTAAATTATGAATTTATTGATAATACAAATAATGATTTTATAAAACAAAAGAATCATGAATTTCTCGATAATATTAAAAAGCAAGACAAATTAAATAGGTTAGTTTTAAATTATGAAACAAGTGAAATGATGCCTATTGTTTGATTTTATTTTAAAAATGAAAATGATCGCGAGAGTTTTTTAAAAAATATAATAGAAAAAAACGAAATTTTTCAAGCAATTATTTTTCCTAATAAAACAAAACCAAATTCTAATTTTAATTTAAATAAGAGAGAAAATAATAATATAGAAAAAGCTAAAGATCCATATTTTAAATTTGATAGAAAAATCGATAATAGTAATTCTACATTCGTAAATTTTGATGCTCAGAAATTAAGGGAAGATAAAAGGGGTTACGCTAACACATCATCTATCGGTATTTTAGAAGTAGAAGGTACATTAGATGCTAGTAAGACGGATGATTATAAGAAATTTGGATATGAAATTTATTCTGATTCACTTGATAACATAAACCATCACGCGCAAGAAGTTTCAATGATAGCGGCTGGTAATCAGGGTATTGACCGATACGCAAAATTATATTTTGCATCATATAAAACAGATGCACAATGAATGAAAGCAATAGAGTGATTTGTAGAGAAAAAAGGTGTTAGAGTAATTAATCATAGCTATGGTTTTAGTTATGACGACCCTAATTATAAATACAACGAAAATAATCTCTTTTTAGATTATATTTCAAGAAAATATGGAGTAGTTAATGTTTTTTCATCAGGTAACGCTAATGATAAAAGAGAAAAATATAACGAGTGAATAATAGGAAGTAAATTATCATTTAATAATCTTGTGGTTGGTGCACTAGGATATAATGAATGAACAAAAAAGACGACTGATAGAATTGCAGATTATTCAAATTACTTATTATATAATGATTATTCAGAACTTTCTAAACCTAATGTTGTAGCTCCTGGATATTTATATTCTAGATATTATTACGAAGATGACTTTTTTAAAATTAAAAAATATGGGGATTTTGATGGTACAAGTTATGCTGCTCCAATAGTTTCGGGTTTAATTTCAACTCTGTTAAGAGAAAAAACATTTTTAAACACAGATTCAAAAAGATTACAAGCAGTAAAAGCAATTATAGGTGCTTCTTCGAGAACTCCTAATATAATTGATAAAATTAAGTATAAGAAAAACGGATATTCAGTGATTTATGGTGCAGGAATTGCTGATTTTGAAAAAATGTTAGAAGCAGCCGATAATATAGAACTTAAAAATATATCAAAAAATGAAACAGGAATAATAATGACTTCAAAAGAAATATTTGTGGATAAAAATAAGCATATAAAGGGTGCTATTTCTTGATTATTTAATGCTGGTATCTTGAAAAATAAGGAAAATCTACCAACATATAATGCTAATGTTAATTGATGATGGCTCTTAGGTGTATTAGGTGGTATTATCGCAAATTCTGTTGAAGGTGCCAGATTAACAAGAGAAAAAGATGAATGATATAAAACACATATTAATTCAGAAAGATTGAATCTTGAAACAACTAACAAAAAACAAGGTAATAATTTCTTTACTGATTATGACATAATTTTACAAAAAAAAGATAGATTAGGTAATTGAAATAATATAGATAAAAAAAATTCCATAAGATCTAATGATGAAATTTTAGAATATATCACAAGCGAAAGCGGAACATATCGCTTTGCAATCAAAAAATATGCTGATTCACTATTTAATAATTCAATCGATGATAGTTTAGCGTTAACATACACAATAAGGTAG
- a CDS encoding IS30 family transposase — MEFSEIFKKKFNKRNFGVDVTYQFIKNTKKIKRPSLRSVFNWINSGIWIINRNDCLRKKYKKRNKEDYQSASDKLVGKRLVRPIWSRPKIVMERKEFGHWEIDLIIGKNRAKSSHLITFTKRLSRYGIIILLKEKNPWLIIRLLWDTIKKYKLNIKSITQDNGWEFNKLFYLAYRLGIYIYKTEAYASQQKASIENFNSIVRRYFPKGTSFNNFTEEEILKVQNKINNMPRKLHNYQSADEIFFDYNYYKDKWKEIPENEPLYVYSHLKRKSNTSKNTFFKKYK; from the coding sequence TTGGAGTTTAGCGAAATTTTTAAGAAAAAATTTAATAAAAGAAATTTTGGTGTAGATGTGACTTATCAATTTATTAAAAATACGAAGAAGATTAAAAGGCCATCATTAAGGTCTGTGTTTAATTGAATAAATAGTGGTATTTGAATAATAAATAGAAATGATTGTTTACGCAAAAAATACAAAAAAAGAAATAAAGAAGATTATCAAAGCGCATCAGATAAATTGGTCGGTAAAAGATTGGTTCGTCCAATATGATCAAGACCAAAAATCGTGATGGAAAGAAAGGAATTTGGTCATTGAGAAATTGATTTGATAATAGGTAAAAATAGAGCTAAAAGCAGTCATCTAATTACTTTTACAAAAAGATTATCACGTTATGGAATAATAATTCTTTTAAAAGAGAAAAATCCTTGATTAATCATTAGATTACTATGAGACACTATTAAAAAATATAAATTAAATATAAAATCCATAACCCAGGATAACGGATGAGAGTTTAATAAGTTGTTTTATTTAGCATATAGATTAGGTATATATATTTATAAAACTGAGGCATATGCGTCGCAGCAAAAAGCAAGTATTGAAAATTTTAATAGCATCGTGAGACGATATTTTCCAAAAGGAACTAGTTTTAATAACTTCACCGAAGAAGAGATTTTAAAAGTTCAAAATAAAATAAATAATATGCCTAGAAAATTACATAATTATCAATCAGCAGATGAAATCTTTTTTGATTACAATTATTACAAAGATAAATGAAAAGAAATACCAGAGAACGAACCGTTATATGTATATTCACATTTAAAAAGAAAATCAAATACATCAAAAAACACATTCTTTAAAAAATATAAATAA
- a CDS encoding DNA-processing protein DprA encodes MKEILLYFSLKSKGDQYQIYKNIKNGTSVSLQEVSEFQKKLIENNINYKTILDDDYPKELYQVNDCMFLFYYKGNYDLINQKYKFYIVNELWEAYNWEIINKNINTLVNEVVLVTNNYKKTESQFVDFFRNKGGCIIHLAKEGLDSYNYDKINLEKELVISQYPLQTHPEIKYFKQANFIASALSNCLLSLSIKKESKSNNLITSFLNLGKDVFCFPGREINDGNNQLIDSGANLILSISKVINI; translated from the coding sequence ATGAAAGAAATTTTATTATATTTTAGTTTAAAATCAAAGGGTGATCAATACCAAATCTATAAAAACATTAAAAACGGAACATCTGTATCATTGCAGGAAGTTAGTGAATTTCAAAAGAAATTAATTGAAAATAACATTAATTATAAAACAATATTAGACGATGACTATCCCAAGGAGCTATATCAAGTAAATGACTGTATGTTTTTATTTTATTACAAAGGAAATTATGATTTAATAAACCAAAAATACAAATTTTATATTGTTAATGAACTTTGAGAAGCATATAATTGGGAAATTATTAATAAAAATATCAACACCTTAGTAAATGAAGTTGTTTTAGTTACAAATAACTACAAAAAAACAGAAAGTCAATTTGTTGATTTTTTTAGAAATAAGGGTGGTTGTATAATCCATTTGGCCAAAGAAGGATTAGATTCATATAACTATGATAAAATTAATTTAGAAAAAGAACTAGTTATTAGTCAATACCCATTACAAACGCACCCAGAAATCAAATATTTTAAACAAGCTAATTTTATTGCATCTGCATTATCAAATTGCTTGTTGTCTTTATCAATTAAAAAAGAATCGAAATCTAATAATTTAATTACATCATTTTTAAATTTAGGAAAAGACGTATTTTGTTTTCCTGGACGTGAAATTAATGACGGTAATAATCAATTAATTGATTCTGGTGCAAATTTAATCTTATCAATATCTAAAGTCATCAATATTTAG
- a CDS encoding NAD(P)-dependent oxidoreductase — protein sequence MKIAFFDAKDYDVKNFNKHNNSRHQITFFKENLNLNTVKLAKGFDAICGFVNTYGDKVILRVLSKLGIKFWFQRSMGFNKIDVTEANKLGIKVFRIFNYSAESIGEFAFATLSTLNRNLLVANQRVKNYNFSLSGLNGKCIANSVVGVIGSGKIGQTFINIAKATGAKVIVFDAYAQENYPELQQQLGIEFVSLTQLLNQSDFISIHCPLLPSTRYLIDDSAVKELKDGVIIINTARGEIFDIKAVLNSLKSGKIRGLATDVLEREEGRFYQDLSQWSSDIKIIDPEWKELLSLDNVLVTSHQAFLTDLALTQIARDTLAHADAAAKGDFSNALVA from the coding sequence ATGAAAATTGCATTTTTTGACGCTAAGGATTATGATGTTAAAAATTTTAATAAACATAATAACTCTAGACATCAAATCACCTTTTTTAAAGAAAATTTAAATTTAAATACAGTTAAATTAGCAAAAGGGTTTGATGCTATATGTGGTTTTGTTAATACTTATGGAGACAAAGTTATTTTGCGGGTGCTTTCAAAATTAGGAATTAAATTTTGATTTCAAAGATCAATGGGTTTCAATAAGATAGATGTAACTGAAGCAAATAAATTAGGAATTAAAGTCTTTAGGATTTTTAATTATTCTGCTGAAAGTATTGGAGAGTTTGCATTTGCTACTTTATCAACACTAAACCGCAATTTATTAGTTGCTAATCAAAGGGTGAAAAATTATAACTTTTCGCTTTCAGGTTTAAACGGCAAATGTATTGCCAATTCTGTAGTTGGAGTAATTGGTTCAGGCAAAATCGGGCAAACGTTTATTAATATTGCGAAGGCTACCGGTGCTAAAGTAATTGTTTTTGATGCATACGCTCAGGAAAATTATCCCGAACTACAGCAACAATTAGGAATTGAGTTTGTTTCATTAACTCAACTTCTTAATCAAAGTGATTTTATTTCAATTCATTGTCCGCTACTACCATCAACTCGTTATTTAATTGATGATTCAGCCGTCAAAGAATTAAAAGATGGTGTAATAATTATTAATACAGCGCGTGGTGAAATTTTTGATATCAAAGCAGTATTAAACAGTTTAAAATCTGGTAAAATTCGTGGTTTAGCAACAGATGTTTTAGAACGTGAAGAGGGAAGATTTTATCAAGATTTATCTCAATGAAGTAGTGATATTAAAATAATTGATCCTGAATGAAAAGAACTTTTAAGTTTAGATAATGTGTTAGTTACATCACATCAAGCTTTCTTAACTGATTTAGCCTTAACTCAAATTGCAAGAGATACTTTAGCGCATGCTGATGCAGCCGCTAAAGGAGATTTTAGCAACGCATTAGTTGCTTAA
- a CDS encoding aquaporin: MCEHDNEKCVCPDRDKKIHIFSYFKLKRLERFNAEKPKDIKTWIIHGLSEFFGTIMLSLLLAGLSTVVGSRNGKPIVIEHFLLHPVFVGFYAGFIAVGLILIIFLRWSSDLNPAVSIFRYLNGSQAGWYVSYKIFIQILGSIVAAAMIFGVGRATANSHPGYLSNLPWDAISSTKKAFYLFRGDSTSTTAIYSGSTWIFFIEMIMTSILLFPIFSPNIKNKYRDLFIMFIISLSVWMGILSGTAAINPFRGLAQQLSLLAFEPNPVQDGYLQINNVVGGYFNLSENTNATTKEAYDVYYNSVVSATISMILGGLIAPLFYITAQGITRKWINPFIVSSIKYRNNKNECMEKCQNNPKTKK, translated from the coding sequence ATGTGTGAACATGATAATGAAAAATGTGTGTGCCCGGATCGCGATAAAAAAATCCATATATTTAGTTATTTTAAATTAAAACGACTTGAAAGATTTAATGCAGAAAAACCAAAAGATATAAAAACTTGAATAATTCATGGCTTATCTGAGTTTTTTGGAACCATAATGTTATCTCTTTTATTGGCAGGATTATCAACTGTTGTAGGTTCTAGAAATGGTAAACCAATAGTAATAGAACACTTTTTATTACATCCGGTATTCGTCGGTTTTTATGCTGGTTTTATCGCTGTCGGATTGATATTAATTATCTTTTTACGTTGAAGTAGTGATTTGAATCCGGCGGTAAGTATTTTTAGGTATTTGAATGGAAGTCAAGCCGGGTGGTATGTATCGTATAAGATTTTTATTCAAATTCTTGGTTCAATTGTAGCTGCGGCAATGATTTTTGGTGTTGGTAGAGCTACTGCAAATTCACATCCAGGTTATTTATCTAATTTACCTTGAGATGCGATTTCATCAACTAAAAAAGCTTTTTACTTATTTAGGGGTGATAGTACTTCTACAACAGCAATTTATAGTGGTTCTACTTGAATTTTCTTTATTGAAATGATAATGACATCGATTTTGCTATTTCCAATTTTTTCACCAAATATTAAAAATAAATATCGCGATTTATTTATTATGTTTATTATTTCACTTAGTGTTTGAATGGGTATTTTATCAGGAACTGCCGCAATAAATCCGTTTCGTGGTTTAGCGCAACAACTATCACTTTTAGCATTTGAACCGAATCCGGTGCAAGATGGTTACTTGCAAATAAATAATGTTGTTGGTGGTTATTTTAATCTTAGTGAAAATACTAATGCCACTACAAAAGAAGCATACGATGTTTATTATAATTCAGTAGTATCTGCCACTATTTCTATGATTTTGGGTGGTTTAATTGCTCCGCTATTTTATATAACCGCACAAGGTATTACTCGTAAATGAATTAATCCATTTATTGTGTCGTCGATTAAATACAGAAATAATAAAAACGAATGTATGGAAAAATGTCAAAATAATCCTAAGACAAAGAAATAA
- a CDS encoding nuclease-related domain-containing protein, giving the protein MSSSTHLILTIFFIVFFCFILISSIVWYLYWRIKIDYKQGKKGFLYEGYIWEKLQKNIDSNTFEFLKGSSYLYDGKIFETDGFLISNVFIVVIEIKFYNGILSGDANDIMLKLKKHPKSKYKLVTNPILQCQKNLNHTFKLISQQIPYASLIIIPQQSKIKITNIEDHVLFITEDQLLETLQQLRSYVNNQNPPVINKKAVKEMLMSMKIKTNKEKQKFKKIIKKGK; this is encoded by the coding sequence ATGTCTAGTTCAACACACCTTATTTTAACGATTTTTTTTATAGTTTTCTTTTGTTTTATTTTAATTTCATCGATAGTGTGATATCTTTATTGAAGAATTAAAATAGACTATAAGCAAGGAAAAAAAGGCTTTTTGTATGAAGGTTATATCTGAGAAAAACTTCAAAAAAATATTGATTCTAATACCTTTGAGTTTTTAAAAGGAAGTAGTTATTTATATGACGGTAAAATATTTGAGACCGATGGATTCTTAATTTCTAATGTGTTTATTGTGGTTATTGAAATTAAATTTTATAATGGAATTTTGAGTGGTGATGCTAACGATATAATGTTAAAATTAAAAAAACATCCTAAATCAAAATATAAATTAGTAACTAATCCAATTTTGCAATGCCAAAAAAATTTAAATCATACTTTTAAACTTATCTCACAACAAATTCCTTATGCAAGTTTAATTATAATTCCACAACAAAGTAAAATTAAAATTACCAATATAGAAGATCATGTTCTTTTTATAACAGAAGATCAATTATTAGAAACTTTACAACAACTGCGTAGTTATGTAAACAACCAAAATCCACCTGTAATAAATAAAAAGGCAGTTAAAGAAATGTTAATGTCAATGAAAATAAAAACAAATAAAGAAAAACAAAAATTTAAAAAAATAATTAAAAAAGGAAAATAA